In Chromobacterium rhizoryzae, one genomic interval encodes:
- the btsR gene encoding two-component system response regulator BtsR, with protein sequence MSAAGLPSALLVDDEPLARDELRQLLQAAGGLDIVGECGNAVEAIAFIHRRKPDVVFLDIQMPRISGLEMLAMLDPEAMPQVVFVTAYDAYALQAFEEHACDYLLKPVDPARLAKTLARLRQRAASPPAAVCALAPLSLIPCQGVNRIVLCRLEEVAYVCSRLSGVYVVDAAGVERFTELTLRTLEERSDLFRCHRQYLVRLSAIREILFGDNGVATIHTLDGHSLPVSRRYLKPLKDALGIAS encoded by the coding sequence ATGAGCGCGGCCGGCCTGCCCAGCGCGCTGCTGGTGGACGACGAACCGCTGGCGCGCGACGAATTGCGCCAGCTATTGCAGGCCGCCGGCGGACTGGACATCGTCGGCGAGTGCGGCAACGCGGTGGAGGCCATCGCCTTCATCCATCGCCGCAAGCCGGACGTGGTGTTCCTGGACATCCAGATGCCGCGCATCAGCGGCCTGGAAATGCTGGCGATGCTGGACCCGGAGGCCATGCCGCAAGTGGTGTTCGTCACCGCTTACGACGCCTACGCGCTGCAGGCCTTTGAAGAACACGCCTGCGACTATCTGCTGAAGCCGGTGGACCCGGCGCGCTTGGCCAAGACCCTGGCGCGGCTGCGCCAGCGCGCCGCGTCGCCGCCGGCGGCGGTATGCGCCTTGGCGCCGCTCAGCCTGATTCCCTGCCAGGGCGTCAACCGCATCGTGCTGTGCCGCTTGGAAGAGGTGGCCTATGTCTGCTCCCGGCTCAGCGGCGTTTACGTGGTGGACGCCGCCGGCGTGGAGCGCTTCACCGAGCTGACGCTGCGCACGCTGGAAGAGCGCAGCGATCTGTTCCGCTGCCATCGGCAATACCTGGTGCGCTTGTCGGCGATCCGGGAAATCCTGTTCGGCGACAACGGCGTCGCCACCATCCATACGCTGGACGGCCACAGCCTGCCGGTCAGCCGCCGCTATCTGAAGCCCTTGAAGGACGCGCTGGGCATCGCGAGCTAG
- a CDS encoding type 2 periplasmic-binding domain-containing protein — MTKQMLLCAAWALGCAPGLLHACNGTATQDSSPDINRPDLHGIAVFLPQLLENNQNSPFAELLQVVARHYKEGKISFSIEPVKRVYLDASDKNADFRFPIMKVREGADDATPYQFTKEMLGKVTFVLYTHKTKPLDKEDVLRMANLAKYNIEAPPVNWGFPSKSVVNLELSLKKLNLGRVDGVLWAQEEADYLVRKFKLNNIRRARFDDYPDVLFLNCNRRGDFVHQALNRAIRAARASGELQKAYAKVHKPYQDWQP, encoded by the coding sequence ATGACAAAACAAATGCTGCTGTGCGCGGCCTGGGCGCTGGGCTGCGCGCCTGGCCTGCTTCATGCCTGCAACGGCACGGCAACCCAGGACAGCTCGCCGGACATCAACCGGCCGGATCTGCACGGCATCGCCGTGTTTCTGCCGCAATTGCTGGAGAACAACCAGAACAGCCCGTTCGCCGAACTGCTGCAAGTGGTGGCCAGACATTACAAGGAAGGCAAGATCAGTTTCAGCATAGAGCCGGTCAAGCGCGTCTATCTGGACGCCAGCGACAAGAACGCGGACTTCCGTTTTCCCATCATGAAGGTGAGGGAGGGCGCGGACGACGCCACGCCCTATCAGTTCACCAAGGAGATGCTGGGCAAGGTGACCTTCGTGCTCTACACCCACAAGACCAAGCCGCTGGACAAAGAGGACGTGCTGCGCATGGCCAATCTGGCCAAATACAATATCGAGGCGCCGCCGGTGAACTGGGGCTTTCCCAGCAAGAGCGTGGTCAATCTGGAGCTATCGCTGAAAAAGCTGAATCTGGGCCGGGTGGACGGGGTGCTGTGGGCGCAGGAGGAGGCGGATTATCTGGTGCGAAAGTTCAAGCTGAACAATATCCGCCGCGCCCGTTTCGACGACTACCCGGACGTGCTCTTCCTCAACTGCAACCGCCGCGGCGATTTCGTCCATCAGGCGCTGAACCGGGCCATCCGCGCCGCGCGCGCCAGCGGCGAACTGCAAAAAGCCTACGCCAAGGTGCATAAGCCCTATCAGGACTGGCAGCCCTGA
- a CDS encoding carbon starvation CstA family protein translates to MDHALTFVIATLCILAICYRLYGVFFTRKVLGVDDSAVTPAHELKDGKDYVPTSKWVAFGGHFAAIAAAGPLVGPVLAAQYGYLPSMLWLLIGCVIGGAVHDTVVLFASMKHHGKSLSEVAKTELGPWAGWCTGLAMLFIITITMAGLSMVVVHALERNPWGAFAVSMTIPIAIAVGLWERVTGSMKNASYVGVAAIMACVFAGPYIQGTALGELLTLKASTVSLLLPIYAFFATALPVWMLLTPRACLSSFMKIGVFGLLVVGVVFINPQIQFPAVTQFIHGGGPVLAGPVWPFISITIACGAISGFHAFIGSGTTPKQIDRWSDILPVGFGAMLAECVVGVMALIAATALHPADYFAINSAPDTFAKLGMQVVNLPQLSQEIGLDLYGRTGGAVTLAVGMADIFTRIPWFHNLASYFFQFMVMFEAVFILTAIDSGTRVARYLIQDFVGDAWAPLKRTDWMPGAIGASVVACLLWGYLLNSGDINSVWALFGVSNQLMASIGLIIGATIILRLSHNRAYMMTCLLPLAYLYVTVNYAGYWMIKHVYLNPAAKGYNLFNAAISIAMLALGLVILLSACRKWMELLARPAPDARRELAATEA, encoded by the coding sequence ATGGATCACGCATTGACCTTCGTGATCGCCACCCTTTGCATACTTGCCATTTGCTACCGCCTGTACGGGGTGTTCTTCACGCGCAAGGTATTGGGTGTCGATGATAGCGCCGTGACCCCGGCGCATGAGTTAAAGGACGGCAAGGATTATGTGCCCACCAGCAAGTGGGTGGCGTTTGGCGGCCACTTCGCCGCCATCGCGGCGGCCGGCCCGCTGGTGGGACCGGTGCTGGCCGCCCAGTACGGCTATCTGCCCAGCATGCTGTGGCTGCTGATAGGCTGTGTGATCGGCGGCGCGGTGCACGACACCGTGGTGTTGTTCGCCTCGATGAAGCATCACGGCAAATCGCTGTCGGAAGTGGCCAAGACCGAGCTGGGCCCCTGGGCCGGCTGGTGCACCGGCCTGGCCATGCTGTTCATCATCACCATCACCATGGCCGGCTTGTCCATGGTGGTGGTGCACGCGCTGGAGCGCAATCCCTGGGGCGCGTTCGCGGTGAGCATGACCATTCCCATCGCCATCGCCGTCGGCCTGTGGGAGCGCGTCACCGGCAGCATGAAGAACGCCAGCTATGTCGGCGTCGCCGCCATCATGGCCTGCGTGTTCGCCGGCCCCTACATCCAGGGCACCGCGCTGGGCGAGCTGCTGACGCTGAAGGCGTCCACCGTGTCCCTGCTGCTGCCCATCTACGCCTTCTTCGCCACTGCGCTGCCGGTGTGGATGCTGCTGACCCCGCGCGCCTGTCTGTCCAGCTTCATGAAGATCGGCGTGTTCGGTCTGTTGGTGGTGGGCGTGGTGTTCATCAACCCGCAAATCCAGTTCCCGGCCGTCACCCAGTTCATCCATGGCGGCGGCCCGGTGCTGGCCGGCCCGGTATGGCCGTTCATCTCCATCACCATCGCCTGCGGCGCGATTTCCGGCTTCCACGCCTTCATCGGCTCCGGCACCACGCCCAAGCAGATAGACCGCTGGAGCGACATCCTGCCGGTGGGCTTCGGCGCGATGCTGGCCGAATGCGTGGTGGGAGTGATGGCCTTGATCGCCGCCACCGCCTTGCACCCGGCGGATTACTTCGCCATCAACTCCGCGCCGGACACCTTCGCCAAGCTGGGCATGCAGGTGGTGAACCTGCCGCAGCTGTCCCAGGAGATCGGCCTGGACCTGTACGGCCGCACCGGCGGCGCGGTGACGCTGGCGGTGGGCATGGCGGACATCTTCACCCGCATTCCCTGGTTCCATAATCTGGCGTCCTATTTCTTCCAGTTCATGGTGATGTTCGAAGCGGTGTTCATCCTCACCGCCATCGATTCCGGCACCCGCGTCGCCCGTTATCTGATCCAGGACTTCGTCGGCGACGCCTGGGCGCCGCTCAAGCGCACCGATTGGATGCCCGGCGCCATCGGCGCTTCGGTGGTGGCCTGCCTGCTGTGGGGCTATCTGCTGAACTCCGGCGACATCAATTCGGTGTGGGCGCTGTTTGGCGTGTCCAATCAGCTGATGGCGTCCATCGGCCTGATCATCGGCGCCACCATCATCCTGCGGCTGTCGCACAATCGCGCCTACATGATGACCTGCCTGCTGCCGCTGGCTTATCTCTACGTCACCGTCAATTACGCCGGTTACTGGATGATCAAGCACGTTTACCTGAACCCGGCGGCCAAGGGCTACAACCTGTTCAACGCCGCTATCTCCATCGCCATGCTGGCGCTGGGCTTGGTGATCCTGCTGTCCGCCTGCCGCAAGTGGATGGAGCTGCTGGCGCGGCCGGCGCCGGATGCGCGGCGCGAACTGGCCGCCACGGAGGCTTGA
- a CDS encoding exotoxin A binding domain-containing protein, whose translation MRLYKSLALAAGLMPLLSACETDEASPFAAGSAQTASFKQAASSVIKTDFEIFKQCADNCILSPAEPGKFISTSLPLQITPSPDEGVLYYSMFVQDRLIAAANNSATIKIDNFAKVRINDGQSTGHAPGTLTIELAAPDGKVKTFTHKRRTEWFTLNWVVPIGKDAPTSIKLFIMDMDSNKKIVDHSPLYSVDLDNAALARWPDKAKLAFSSANPRNDIILSWPGVGYTAAPTQHNRQKRWSEWHSGVLLCWLDPLDAIYNYVTQNRCQLNKTWEGKLYQVVAGKPQINEFKPLAKAPIQHRVHFSKENALGALSAHRVCGIPLESLARSRQPRGWEELSACGFRVENIVGLYIATRLSFDRFRQVVDDLIHSRPVSGAQDPEALEQLGTAVRETPELAREGLAEAEARLNAYRANHADASADDAQRADVLSLTCPADSEPCAAANADGAHVNREYHPGSSFFAQGEPVEFLANGTTGNWSQERLLATHQQLLDQGYVFAGYHGGSRAAATSIVTAGITRRTQDLQPIWRGLYIAGDPNVAYGYALDNDSGATGIMMRVYVPRTALSRLFRTSQPLSDETAALREISRLLGRNVTLNSLLGYESITGPQDPGEADETILGWDLAEHAVAIPSMIQGNNSVRPINVPDYEKKISGLPDYVTKR comes from the coding sequence ATGCGATTGTATAAAAGCCTTGCCCTTGCCGCGGGCCTGATGCCCTTATTGTCGGCGTGCGAAACCGACGAAGCTAGCCCCTTTGCCGCCGGATCGGCGCAAACCGCCAGTTTCAAACAGGCCGCCAGTTCCGTCATCAAAACCGATTTCGAAATCTTCAAGCAATGCGCGGACAACTGCATTCTCTCGCCGGCGGAACCGGGTAAATTCATCAGCACCTCATTGCCGCTGCAAATCACCCCGTCGCCGGACGAAGGCGTGCTGTATTACTCGATGTTCGTGCAAGACCGTCTCATCGCCGCGGCCAATAATAGCGCCACCATCAAGATCGACAACTTCGCCAAGGTCCGGATCAACGATGGCCAAAGCACCGGCCACGCGCCGGGCACTTTGACCATTGAGCTGGCCGCCCCGGACGGCAAGGTCAAGACATTCACCCATAAGCGCCGCACCGAATGGTTCACGCTGAATTGGGTGGTGCCCATCGGCAAAGACGCGCCCACCAGCATCAAACTGTTCATCATGGACATGGACAGCAATAAGAAGATCGTCGATCACTCGCCGCTGTACAGCGTGGACCTGGACAACGCCGCGCTGGCGCGCTGGCCGGACAAGGCCAAGCTGGCGTTCAGCTCCGCCAATCCAAGAAACGACATCATCCTGTCTTGGCCGGGCGTGGGCTACACCGCCGCGCCCACGCAGCACAACCGGCAAAAGCGCTGGAGCGAATGGCATAGCGGCGTCCTGCTGTGCTGGCTGGACCCGCTGGACGCCATCTACAACTACGTCACCCAAAACCGCTGCCAGTTGAACAAGACCTGGGAAGGCAAGCTGTACCAGGTGGTGGCCGGCAAGCCGCAGATCAATGAATTCAAACCGCTGGCCAAAGCGCCCATCCAGCACCGGGTGCACTTCAGCAAGGAAAACGCCTTGGGCGCGCTGTCCGCCCACCGCGTCTGCGGCATCCCGCTGGAATCCCTGGCCCGCAGCCGCCAGCCCAGAGGATGGGAAGAGCTGTCCGCTTGCGGCTTCCGGGTGGAAAACATCGTCGGGCTATACATCGCCACCCGGCTGTCCTTCGACCGTTTCCGCCAGGTGGTCGATGACTTGATCCATTCCCGCCCGGTCAGCGGCGCGCAAGATCCGGAGGCGCTGGAGCAATTGGGCACCGCGGTGCGCGAAACGCCGGAACTGGCCCGCGAAGGCCTGGCCGAGGCGGAAGCGCGCTTGAACGCCTATCGCGCCAACCACGCCGACGCCAGCGCCGACGACGCGCAAAGAGCGGACGTGCTGTCCCTGACTTGCCCGGCCGACAGCGAGCCTTGCGCCGCCGCCAACGCCGACGGCGCCCACGTCAACCGCGAGTACCACCCCGGCTCAAGCTTCTTCGCGCAGGGCGAGCCGGTGGAATTCCTCGCCAACGGCACCACCGGCAACTGGAGCCAGGAGCGCCTGCTGGCCACCCATCAGCAGCTGCTGGACCAGGGCTATGTCTTCGCCGGCTATCACGGCGGCTCCCGCGCCGCCGCCACAAGCATCGTCACCGCCGGCATCACCCGCCGCACCCAGGATCTGCAGCCGATCTGGCGCGGCCTCTACATCGCCGGCGATCCGAACGTCGCCTACGGCTACGCGCTGGACAACGACTCCGGCGCCACCGGCATCATGATGCGCGTCTACGTGCCCAGAACCGCCCTCTCCCGCCTGTTCCGCACCAGCCAGCCGCTCAGCGACGAGACCGCGGCGCTCAGGGAGATCAGCCGCTTGCTCGGCCGCAACGTCACCTTGAACAGCCTCTTGGGCTATGAGTCGATCACCGGGCCGCAAGACCCCGGCGAAGCGGATGAAACCATTCTGGGCTGGGATCTGGCGGAACACGCGGTGGCGATTCCGTCGATGATTCAGGGCAACAACAGCGTGCGGCCCATCAATGTGCCGGACTACGAGAAGAAGATCAGCGGCCTGCCTGACTACGTCACCAAGCGCTGA
- a CDS encoding dihydroorotase gives MSDILIRNARLVSDGREWEADLRVGNGRIRRIDASLPGRPGDIDIDAAGQWLLPGMIDDQVHFREPGAPHKGSIASESRAAVAGGVTSFMDMPNTRPATTCLDALADKESRAAAHSVANYGFHLGATRHNLALIAALPPNRAAGVKVFMGASTGDLLLDDPAALERLFAACPLPILTHCEHTPRIREREAAWRLRFGDDIPPDQHPLIRDAEACYQSTRLAVELAQRHGSQLHVLHLSSARELELFRPGPVAGKRITAEACVHHLLLDDGDYARLGHLIKCNPAIKSRADRDALRQALRDGRIDLIGTDHAPHAWEEKQQPYTQAPAGLPLVQHALPALLELVADGELTLPQLVDKTSHAVATRFAIAERGYLREGYWADLTLVQRLPAPRPVCRDALLAHCGWTPFPHLAFRHAVSATIVSGQLAWFQGRIQPDCQGLPLRFMR, from the coding sequence ATGAGCGACATCCTGATCCGCAACGCCCGCCTGGTCAGCGACGGCCGCGAGTGGGAAGCCGACCTGCGCGTCGGCAACGGCCGCATCCGCCGCATCGATGCCAGCCTGCCCGGCCGCCCCGGCGACATCGACATCGACGCCGCCGGCCAATGGCTGCTGCCCGGCATGATCGACGACCAAGTCCACTTCCGCGAACCCGGCGCGCCGCACAAGGGCAGCATCGCCAGCGAATCCCGCGCCGCGGTGGCCGGCGGCGTCACCAGCTTCATGGACATGCCCAACACCCGGCCGGCCACCACCTGCCTGGACGCGCTGGCGGACAAGGAAAGCCGCGCCGCCGCCCACTCCGTGGCCAATTACGGCTTCCACCTGGGCGCCACCCGCCACAATCTGGCGCTGATCGCCGCGCTGCCGCCCAACCGCGCCGCCGGCGTCAAAGTGTTCATGGGCGCCAGCACCGGCGACCTGCTGCTGGACGACCCGGCCGCGCTGGAGCGGCTGTTCGCCGCTTGCCCGCTGCCCATCCTCACCCACTGCGAACACACGCCGCGCATCCGCGAGCGCGAAGCCGCCTGGCGGCTGCGCTTCGGCGACGACATCCCGCCGGACCAGCACCCGCTGATCCGCGACGCCGAAGCCTGCTACCAATCCACCCGGCTGGCGGTGGAGCTGGCGCAACGCCACGGCAGCCAACTGCACGTGCTGCACCTGAGCAGCGCGCGCGAACTGGAGCTGTTCCGGCCCGGCCCCGTCGCTGGCAAGCGCATCACCGCCGAAGCCTGCGTCCACCACCTGCTGCTGGACGACGGCGACTACGCCCGTCTGGGCCACCTGATCAAATGCAATCCGGCGATCAAAAGCCGCGCCGACCGCGACGCGCTGCGCCAGGCGCTGCGCGACGGCCGCATCGATCTGATCGGCACCGATCACGCGCCGCACGCCTGGGAGGAAAAACAGCAGCCCTACACACAGGCCCCGGCCGGCCTGCCGCTGGTCCAGCACGCGCTGCCGGCGCTGCTGGAATTGGTGGCCGACGGCGAACTGACGCTGCCGCAACTGGTGGACAAGACCAGCCACGCGGTGGCCACCCGCTTCGCCATCGCCGAACGCGGCTATCTGCGCGAAGGCTATTGGGCCGATCTGACGCTGGTGCAGCGCCTGCCCGCGCCGCGTCCGGTCTGCCGCGACGCCCTGCTGGCTCATTGCGGCTGGACCCCCTTCCCGCATCTGGCCTTCCGCCACGCGGTCAGCGCCACCATCGTTTCCGGTCAATTGGCTTGGTTCCAGGGCCGCATCCAGCCGGACTGCCAGGGCCTGCCGCTGCGGTTTATGCGCTGA
- a CDS encoding LbetaH domain-containing protein has protein sequence MIRKNPSGHLPVIAESAYVDKTAILCGKIIVHDHVFIGPYAVIRADEVDANGEMEAIVIGPHSNIQDGVVIHSKAGAAVAIGAHTSIAHRSIIHGPCAVGERVFVGFNSVLFNCRVGDGCVVRHNAVVDGCELPAGCYVASTERIGAASDTARLPKASVSAAEFSEDVLRANSELVRGYKALQNEF, from the coding sequence TTGATACGCAAAAACCCCTCCGGCCACCTGCCGGTGATCGCCGAATCCGCCTACGTCGACAAGACCGCCATCCTCTGCGGCAAGATCATCGTCCACGACCATGTCTTCATCGGCCCCTACGCGGTGATCCGCGCCGACGAAGTGGACGCCAACGGCGAGATGGAAGCCATCGTCATCGGCCCCCACTCCAATATCCAGGACGGCGTGGTCATCCACTCCAAGGCCGGCGCCGCCGTCGCCATAGGCGCGCACACCTCCATCGCCCACCGCTCCATCATCCACGGCCCCTGCGCCGTGGGCGAACGCGTCTTCGTCGGCTTCAACAGCGTGCTGTTCAACTGCCGCGTCGGCGACGGCTGCGTGGTGCGCCACAACGCGGTGGTGGACGGCTGCGAACTGCCGGCCGGCTGCTACGTGGCCTCCACCGAACGCATAGGCGCGGCCAGCGACACCGCGCGCCTGCCCAAGGCCAGCGTGTCCGCCGCCGAATTCTCCGAAGACGTGCTGCGCGCCAACAGCGAACTGGTGCGCGGCTACAAAGCGCTGCAAAACGAGTTCTGA
- the folE2 gene encoding GTP cyclohydrolase FolE2, with the protein MNAPLPDIARSGAAAALLPLNWVGMDGIALPLRLADAAHGCVAARASAQVNLPRPAIKGIHMSRLYRLLQAHADAAPLSPDALSRLLRAMADSHADCGSDAARAEFRFELLCQRPALATPGLSGWKAYPAALGAELDGDGCRLWAEVEIAYSSTCPCSAALARRLIADAFRQQERAATPDAVYDWLLEHATLATPHSQRSQARLRFDIPADAAGWELAMRIDLAEQALATPVQTAVKRADEQAFAALNGANLMYVEDAARRLQAALAGHGLSRVDVRHQESLHPHDAVAASQLS; encoded by the coding sequence ATGAACGCCCCGCTGCCCGATATCGCGCGCAGCGGCGCCGCCGCCGCGCTGCTGCCCTTGAACTGGGTGGGCATGGACGGCATCGCGCTGCCGCTGCGGCTGGCGGACGCCGCCCACGGCTGCGTCGCCGCCCGCGCCAGCGCGCAAGTCAACCTGCCCCGGCCGGCGATCAAGGGCATCCACATGTCCCGGCTCTACCGGCTGCTGCAAGCCCACGCCGACGCCGCGCCGCTCAGCCCGGACGCCCTAAGCCGGCTGCTGCGGGCGATGGCGGACAGCCACGCCGACTGCGGCAGCGACGCCGCCCGTGCCGAATTCCGCTTCGAACTGCTGTGCCAGCGCCCGGCGCTGGCCACGCCGGGCCTGTCCGGCTGGAAGGCCTACCCCGCCGCGCTGGGCGCCGAACTCGACGGCGACGGCTGCCGGCTGTGGGCCGAAGTGGAAATCGCCTACTCCTCCACCTGCCCCTGCTCCGCCGCGCTGGCGCGCAGGCTGATCGCCGACGCCTTCCGCCAACAGGAGCGCGCGGCCACGCCGGACGCGGTTTACGACTGGCTGCTGGAACACGCCACCCTGGCCACCCCGCACAGCCAGCGCAGCCAGGCGCGGCTGCGCTTCGACATCCCCGCCGACGCCGCCGGCTGGGAGCTGGCGATGCGCATAGACCTGGCCGAACAAGCGCTGGCCACCCCGGTGCAAACCGCGGTCAAGCGCGCCGACGAACAAGCCTTCGCCGCCCTCAACGGCGCCAATCTGATGTATGTGGAAGACGCCGCGCGCCGGCTGCAAGCGGCGCTGGCCGGCCACGGCCTGAGCCGGGTCGACGTCCGCCACCAGGAAAGCCTGCACCCGCACGACGCGGTGGCGGCCAGCCAACTCTCATAA
- the zigA gene encoding zinc metallochaperone GTPase ZigA codes for MTPTPSSSAALDARLPVTVLSGFLGAGKTTLLNHILNNREGRRVAVIVNDMSEVNIDAALVREGGAALSRTEEKLVEMSNGCICCTLREDLLLEVSRLAREGRFDQLVIESTGIAEPLPVAETFTFADEQGRSLADSARLDTMVTVVDACHFLRDYASRDQLRQRGESLGEADERTVADLLIEQVEFCDVIVLNKTDLIDAADKERLAGILRQLNPRARIVEARFGQVPLDAVLDTGLFDFDAAADAPGWLSELRGEHTPETEEYGIASFVYRARRPFHPQRFFELAQREWPGVLRSKGYFWLASRPAHAQLWSQAGAVCRHELAGQWWAATPREYWPQDEDSLRQIESHWRDGIGDARQELVLIGIAMNEAELRRQLDDCLLDEAEMAAGPAAWALLPDPFPPLDTLAEDAA; via the coding sequence ATGACGCCCACGCCCTCCTCCTCCGCCGCGCTAGACGCCAGACTGCCGGTCACCGTGCTGTCCGGCTTCCTCGGCGCCGGCAAGACCACCTTGCTCAACCACATCCTCAACAACCGCGAGGGCCGCCGCGTGGCGGTGATCGTCAACGATATGAGCGAGGTCAATATCGACGCCGCCCTGGTGCGTGAAGGCGGCGCGGCGCTGTCGCGCACCGAGGAAAAACTGGTGGAGATGAGCAATGGCTGCATCTGCTGCACCCTGCGCGAAGACCTGCTGCTGGAAGTGTCGCGGCTGGCGCGCGAAGGCCGTTTCGACCAGCTGGTGATCGAATCCACCGGCATCGCCGAGCCGCTGCCGGTGGCGGAAACCTTCACCTTCGCCGACGAGCAAGGCCGCAGCCTGGCCGACTCCGCGCGGCTGGACACCATGGTCACCGTGGTGGACGCCTGTCACTTCCTGCGCGATTACGCCTCGCGCGATCAACTGCGGCAACGCGGCGAATCCCTGGGCGAGGCCGACGAGCGCACGGTGGCGGACCTGTTGATCGAACAAGTGGAGTTCTGCGACGTGATCGTGCTCAACAAGACCGATCTGATCGACGCCGCGGACAAGGAACGGCTGGCCGGCATCCTGCGCCAGCTCAACCCGCGCGCCCGCATCGTCGAAGCCCGCTTCGGCCAGGTGCCGCTGGACGCGGTGCTCGACACCGGCCTGTTCGACTTCGACGCCGCCGCCGACGCCCCCGGCTGGCTCAGCGAGCTGCGCGGCGAGCACACGCCGGAAACCGAGGAATACGGCATCGCCAGCTTCGTCTACCGCGCGCGCCGCCCCTTCCACCCGCAGCGCTTCTTTGAACTGGCGCAGCGGGAATGGCCGGGCGTGCTGCGCTCCAAGGGCTATTTCTGGCTGGCCAGCCGCCCGGCCCACGCCCAGCTGTGGTCGCAGGCCGGCGCGGTGTGCCGCCACGAACTGGCCGGCCAATGGTGGGCCGCCACCCCGCGCGAATATTGGCCGCAGGACGAAGACAGCCTGCGCCAGATCGAAAGCCACTGGCGGGACGGCATCGGCGACGCGCGTCAGGAACTGGTGCTGATCGGCATCGCCATGAACGAAGCCGAACTACGCCGGCAATTGGACGACTGCCTGCTGGACGAGGCCGAAATGGCCGCCGGCCCGGCCGCCTGGGCGCTGCTGCCGGACCCCTTCCCGCCGCTGGACACCCTTGCCGAGGACGCCGCATGA